In archaeon BMS3Bbin15, the following proteins share a genomic window:
- a CDS encoding putative nucleotide-binding protein, containing PIN domain — translation MRVVLDTNVFISGILKDSIVKEILISDSFDFFMPEYALEEVSKYEKELIEKAGISEGNFNLIKQLLLENIEIVPEEIIKPYLEKAIKIMETVDIKDSPFLACAFAINASGIWSFDKDFLNQDEVRVFSVKEMIEYIY, via the coding sequence ATGAGAGTTGTTCTTGATACCAATGTTTTTATTTCAGGGATTTTGAAAGATTCTATAGTCAAAGAGATATTGATTTCTGATAGCTTTGATTTTTTTATGCCAGAGTATGCCCTGGAAGAAGTCTCAAAGTATGAGAAAGAGCTCATCGAAAAGGCAGGTATTTCAGAGGGGAATTTTAATCTGATAAAACAGCTACTGCTGGAAAATATTGAGATTGTACCAGAAGAAATTATAAAGCCATATCTGGAAAAGGCCATTAAAATCATGGAGACAGTTGATATAAAGGACTCACCTTTTTTGGCCTGTGCATTTGCCATAAATGCCAGCGGAATATGGTCTTTCGATAAGGATTTTTTGAATCAGGACGAAGTTAGAGTATTTTCGGTGAAAGAAATGATAGAGTATATTTATTGA
- the hisD gene encoding histidinol dehydrogenase, with the protein MKYYILNHMSQKEKISLFRRGRAEVSKAEETVRPIIERVRVEGDKAVKEFTERFDGAKIEEIRVSWEEIEGAEKKISRELVEALETAAENIAEFHRRQLPEEFSLNDNGRELGVIFRAIPRIGCYIPGGRAVYPSTVLMTAIPARVAGVRHIAVATPPGRDGEINPLILAACKIAGVTRVYRMGGAQAIAAFAYGTESIDRVDKIVGPGNIYVTSAKRLMSSEVAVDMPAGPSEILIIADERADARVIAYDLLAQAEHDPDATCILITTSETIGEDVRKILEDKNLAEREEAYLSLEKNGAIIIADNVEDAVNFSNSFAPEHLQIVTARNKELLEEIENAGSVFLGNYTPVASGDYASGTNHVLPTSGFARAYSGLNIRSFLKIIFWQKLSKEGIKKLSKVIIPLAEAEGLKAHADSVKIRVKED; encoded by the coding sequence ATGAAATATTATATCCTTAATCATATGTCACAAAAGGAGAAAATCTCTCTCTTCAGAAGGGGTAGAGCAGAAGTTTCGAAGGCCGAAGAGACTGTCAGGCCTATAATTGAAAGAGTCAGAGTTGAGGGGGATAAGGCTGTTAAAGAGTTTACAGAGAGGTTTGACGGTGCAAAAATAGAAGAGATAAGAGTTTCCTGGGAGGAAATAGAAGGTGCTGAGAAAAAAATAAGCAGAGAGCTGGTTGAAGCTCTTGAAACTGCAGCAGAGAATATAGCCGAGTTTCACAGGAGGCAGCTTCCAGAAGAGTTTTCCTTGAATGATAATGGAAGGGAGCTCGGAGTTATATTCAGAGCAATACCCAGAATTGGATGTTATATCCCTGGAGGAAGGGCAGTTTATCCAAGTACTGTGTTAATGACAGCTATCCCGGCCAGGGTAGCCGGGGTAAGACATATTGCAGTGGCAACCCCTCCCGGAAGAGACGGAGAGATAAATCCTCTTATTCTGGCTGCCTGTAAAATTGCGGGTGTTACCAGAGTTTATAGAATGGGAGGTGCTCAGGCAATAGCTGCCTTTGCCTATGGCACAGAGAGTATAGACAGGGTTGACAAGATTGTTGGACCCGGGAATATATATGTTACGTCGGCGAAGAGGCTTATGAGCAGTGAAGTTGCTGTTGATATGCCAGCAGGACCCAGTGAAATTTTAATTATAGCTGATGAAAGAGCGGATGCGAGAGTTATAGCCTATGACCTTCTCGCTCAGGCGGAGCATGACCCTGATGCAACATGTATTTTAATTACAACATCAGAGACTATTGGTGAAGATGTAAGAAAAATTCTTGAAGATAAAAATCTTGCTGAAAGAGAAGAAGCCTATCTATCTCTCGAGAAGAATGGTGCAATTATTATTGCTGATAATGTTGAAGATGCAGTAAATTTCTCCAACAGTTTTGCACCCGAGCATCTTCAGATAGTAACAGCAAGAAATAAAGAGCTCCTTGAAGAAATTGAGAATGCTGGCAGCGTATTTCTTGGGAATTATACTCCTGTGGCAAGTGGCGACTATGCTTCAGGTACAAACCATGTACTGCCGACAAGCGGCTTTGCAAGGGCATATTCAGGGTTAAATATACGCTCTTTCCTTAAAATTATTTTCTGGCAGAAACTGAGCAAGGAAGGAATTAAAAAGCTGAGCAAGGTTATTATTCCTCTGGCCGAGGCTGAGGGACTTAAGGCTCATGCAGACAGTGTAAAGATAAGAGTCAAGGAGGATTGA
- the kaiC_1 gene encoding circadian clock protein kinase KaiC, with the protein MRLSTGIEAIDELLGGGLRKGSMVLVLGATGAGKTHLGLSFANAGLKQEGRRGLVLDLVARGDSQNHVEYARRLFNWKIERFNGIKKENFWEEYEDTGELLEIFSSAIKSPSMEELSQEDYMEYMRNLHITLDKVLAFFYAGFLQGRKRVVIDGLEPAREFKDNLQYEVLDFFLRKIFRNSHDWIAREYFREKFLSYKNSVEKHTFGKDNVTMVLQTTSETMIEELITRKISDSGFEANATTVILMGRAFENNSVKRKLYIAKHRGSYCSDEIVDYEITEKGIELKL; encoded by the coding sequence ATGAGATTAAGTACAGGTATTGAAGCTATTGATGAACTTCTTGGAGGAGGATTGAGAAAGGGAAGTATGGTGCTCGTACTCGGAGCAACAGGTGCAGGTAAGACCCATCTCGGACTTTCGTTTGCCAATGCAGGATTAAAACAGGAAGGAAGGCGTGGACTGGTTCTCGACCTTGTGGCAAGAGGTGATTCTCAGAATCATGTGGAATATGCAAGAAGGCTATTCAACTGGAAAATTGAGAGGTTCAATGGCATAAAAAAGGAGAATTTCTGGGAGGAATATGAGGATACAGGAGAGCTTCTTGAAATTTTCTCTTCTGCCATAAAAAGTCCAAGTATGGAAGAGCTTTCTCAGGAAGATTATATGGAATATATGAGAAACCTCCATATAACACTGGATAAAGTTCTTGCCTTTTTTTATGCAGGCTTCCTCCAGGGAAGAAAGCGCGTGGTTATCGACGGGCTTGAGCCAGCAAGAGAATTTAAGGATAACCTTCAATATGAAGTCCTTGACTTCTTTCTCAGGAAAATATTCAGAAACAGCCACGACTGGATAGCAAGGGAATACTTCAGAGAGAAGTTTCTATCCTATAAAAATTCTGTGGAAAAACATACTTTTGGTAAAGATAATGTAACTATGGTGCTTCAAACCACCAGTGAAACTATGATTGAAGAGCTTATTACAAGAAAAATATCCGATAGTGGCTTTGAGGCAAATGCCACCACGGTTATCCTCATGGGCAGGGCATTTGAGAATAATAGTGTGAAGAGGAAGCTCTATATTGCAAAGCACCGGGGAAGTTACTGCAGCGATGAGATAGTTGACTACGAAATAACAGAAAAAGGAATCGAACTCAAGCTTTAG
- a CDS encoding cobalamin biosynthesis protein CbiG has protein sequence MNRIMEKSYQMCSSISYEIQNVTMGQTMMIAIFFTEGGKQLAEKLISHYPELELYTTEALSDEKAEEFEKPLSFFVSNNWRESKAIIFISALGIAVRAIAPAVRSKLDDPAVICIDEKGTFVISLLSGHIGGANALAREIAEKIGARPVITTSTDVQGKPCLEGLANSHSLVIESHEDIKKVNSAIANGKRVAVISDYLEKAEGFPLYTIGSELKDYDLFIMVTSRLSDINAEHVFLRPKNLVAGIGFTTRVTAEEMAEKIKRSFEERGLSIKSLTALATVDFKAGSRELKKAAEILNIEVISIPVEEIRNVENKFKVSEFVRASVGLGSVAEPCAYIASKKGKMIINKTSLGGITLAVAEVKR, from the coding sequence ATGAACAGAATAATGGAGAAATCTTACCAGATGTGCAGCTCTATCAGCTATGAGATTCAGAACGTTACTATGGGGCAGACTATGATGATAGCTATCTTTTTTACTGAAGGGGGAAAACAACTCGCAGAGAAACTAATATCCCATTATCCAGAGCTTGAACTATATACAACTGAGGCTCTGTCAGATGAGAAAGCAGAGGAGTTTGAGAAACCTCTGAGTTTCTTTGTCTCAAATAACTGGAGGGAAAGTAAGGCAATTATCTTTATATCAGCCCTTGGAATTGCTGTCAGAGCCATAGCTCCGGCTGTAAGGAGCAAGCTCGATGACCCTGCTGTAATATGTATAGATGAGAAGGGAACTTTTGTTATAAGCCTTCTTTCCGGGCATATAGGCGGAGCGAATGCTCTTGCCAGAGAAATCGCAGAGAAGATTGGAGCCCGGCCAGTTATAACAACTTCAACAGATGTACAGGGAAAGCCCTGTCTTGAAGGGCTGGCAAATAGCCATTCTCTTGTTATTGAAAGCCATGAAGATATTAAAAAGGTCAACTCGGCAATAGCCAACGGTAAAAGAGTGGCTGTTATTAGCGATTATCTTGAAAAAGCTGAAGGTTTTCCTCTTTATACTATTGGTTCAGAATTAAAAGATTACGATTTATTTATTATGGTTACCAGCAGGCTTTCCGATATAAATGCCGAGCATGTATTTCTCAGGCCAAAAAATCTTGTGGCAGGTATAGGCTTCACAACAAGAGTCACAGCAGAGGAGATGGCAGAGAAGATAAAAAGGAGCTTTGAAGAAAGAGGTTTGAGTATAAAAAGCCTTACCGCTCTTGCAACAGTTGACTTCAAGGCAGGCAGCAGGGAATTGAAGAAAGCTGCTGAGATTCTTAATATCGAGGTGATTTCCATTCCTGTAGAAGAGATTAGAAATGTGGAGAATAAATTCAAAGTATCGGAATTTGTCAGGGCAAGTGTCGGGCTTGGAAGTGTTGCCGAACCCTGTGCCTATATTGCCAGTAAAAAAGGAAAAATGATTATAAACAAAACTTCCCTTGGTGGTATCACACTTGCTGTGGCAGAGGTGAAAAGATGA
- a CDS encoding pyruvoyl-dependent arginine decarboxylase: protein MVPRKLFFTRGVGRHREKLASFELALRDADIEKFNLVRVSSILPPDCKIISKKEGVKELSPGEIVYCVLSEAASNEPGRKIAASIGAAIPRDDKMYGYLSEHHAYGMSEKRAGDYAEDLAAMMLASTLGVVDFDLDKSWDDEREIWKVSGKIVRTKNISIATSVPDTGKWTTVIAAAVFIE, encoded by the coding sequence ATGGTACCGAGAAAGCTATTCTTCACCAGAGGCGTGGGAAGACACAGAGAAAAGCTTGCAAGTTTTGAACTTGCTCTGAGAGATGCAGACATAGAAAAATTCAACCTTGTCAGAGTTTCAAGTATATTACCTCCTGATTGTAAGATTATTTCCAAAAAAGAAGGAGTTAAGGAGCTTTCTCCCGGTGAGATTGTCTACTGTGTTCTCAGCGAGGCAGCCAGCAATGAGCCGGGAAGAAAGATTGCAGCAAGTATAGGGGCTGCAATTCCCAGAGATGACAAAATGTATGGTTATCTAAGTGAGCACCATGCCTATGGAATGAGTGAGAAAAGAGCAGGCGATTACGCTGAAGACCTTGCTGCCATGATGCTTGCTTCAACTCTCGGTGTGGTGGATTTCGACCTGGACAAGTCCTGGGATGATGAGAGAGAAATCTGGAAGGTATCAGGCAAAATAGTCAGAACAAAAAATATAAGCATTGCCACATCCGTGCCAGATACTGGAAAATGGACAACAGTAATTGCCGCAGCAGTGTTTATTGAATGA
- a CDS encoding putative deoxyhypusine synthase, translating to MELPGESTEPVKIEKRGLSELLEDMAKTGFQGRKLGEAFQVWKNMLEDKEVTIFLGLSGAMVPAGMKRVISYLIRNNYIDVIVSTGANIFHDIHEAVGGKHYLGSAHVDDIALFRHGIDRIYDVFAEEEKFRKSDRLIAEISEELPSDREFSSREFINHLGKRLIERGAAEDSIIVSAIESKLPIFIPALGDSSIGIGLMIARRKGVNIMINQMKDVDEITKIVEKAEKTGVIYIGGGVPKNFIQQTEVIASILGFRVNGHEYAIQFTTDAPHWGGLSGCTFEEAVSWGKISVTSKKVQVFVDATIALPVVVNALEELGIERKRSDASFLD from the coding sequence ATGGAATTACCGGGGGAGAGTACAGAACCTGTGAAGATTGAGAAGCGTGGTCTCTCAGAGCTGCTTGAAGATATGGCAAAAACAGGTTTTCAGGGCAGAAAGCTGGGAGAGGCTTTTCAGGTCTGGAAGAATATGCTTGAAGACAAAGAGGTTACAATATTCCTGGGTCTGAGTGGTGCCATGGTGCCTGCTGGTATGAAGAGAGTTATATCATACCTCATAAGAAATAACTATATTGATGTTATTGTGAGCACAGGTGCAAATATCTTCCATGACATTCATGAAGCTGTAGGAGGCAAACATTACCTGGGCTCCGCTCATGTTGATGACATAGCACTCTTCAGGCATGGTATAGACAGAATATATGATGTCTTTGCAGAGGAAGAGAAATTCAGAAAAAGTGATAGGCTTATTGCAGAAATAAGTGAGGAGCTACCTTCAGATAGAGAGTTTTCGTCCAGAGAGTTTATCAATCATCTCGGGAAGAGGCTAATAGAGAGAGGTGCTGCAGAGGATTCAATAATTGTAAGTGCCATTGAATCTAAACTTCCCATATTTATTCCTGCTCTTGGCGACAGCTCCATAGGTATAGGGCTTATGATTGCCAGAAGAAAGGGTGTCAATATAATGATAAACCAGATGAAAGATGTGGATGAGATAACTAAAATTGTGGAAAAGGCTGAAAAGACAGGTGTTATATATATTGGAGGAGGAGTTCCAAAGAATTTTATTCAGCAGACAGAGGTTATAGCCTCCATTCTTGGTTTCAGAGTTAATGGACATGAATATGCTATTCAATTCACAACGGATGCGCCTCACTGGGGCGGCCTGAGTGGCTGTACTTTTGAAGAGGCTGTGAGCTGGGGAAAGATTTCAGTCACATCAAAGAAAGTTCAGGTTTTTGTGGACGCAACTATTGCCCTGCCAGTTGTGGTGAATGCCCTGGAAGAGCTTGGAATAGAGAGAAAGAGGAGCGATGCAAGTTTTCTGGATTAG
- the asd2 gene encoding aspartate-semialdehyde dehydrogenase 2: MDKIKVAVLGATGMVGQRFIQLLENHPFFELNELAASERSAGKKYSHAARWYLEGNIPDRIKDMEVKLIDPEKLKADIVFSALPSGVAREIEPRFAEAGFMVCSNAGAYRMDEDIPLLIPEVNPEHIDMIEVQQDNRGWDGAIITNPNCSTVMITLPFKPIYDSFGISMVFVSTMQALSGAGYNGVPSMAIVDNIIPFIKGEEDKIETEVLKILGKFNGSSIEFADIKLSAHCNRVGVIDGHTETVSLETQEKVDIEEIKKALRDFTGEPQRLGLPTAPEKPVIVREEQDRPQPRLDRDALGGMAVTVGRVRKDPILDVKFVALGHNTIRGAAGASVLNAELLVNKKKV, translated from the coding sequence ATGGACAAGATAAAGGTGGCTGTACTCGGTGCTACTGGAATGGTTGGACAGAGGTTTATACAGCTTCTTGAAAATCATCCTTTCTTTGAACTGAACGAACTGGCAGCTTCTGAGAGGAGCGCCGGAAAAAAATATTCTCATGCAGCCAGATGGTATCTCGAGGGGAACATCCCTGATAGAATAAAGGATATGGAAGTAAAGCTTATAGACCCTGAGAAGCTTAAGGCAGATATAGTATTTTCTGCCCTTCCGAGTGGTGTAGCCAGAGAGATAGAACCCAGATTTGCTGAAGCTGGCTTTATGGTATGCAGCAATGCAGGTGCATATAGAATGGACGAAGACATTCCTCTCCTCATACCTGAGGTGAACCCCGAACATATTGATATGATTGAGGTGCAACAGGACAATAGAGGCTGGGACGGAGCAATAATCACCAATCCAAACTGCTCCACAGTTATGATAACTCTGCCATTCAAACCGATATACGACAGCTTCGGTATAAGTATGGTTTTTGTCTCAACAATGCAGGCCCTATCAGGGGCGGGCTACAATGGCGTGCCCAGCATGGCCATAGTTGATAATATCATTCCATTCATAAAGGGCGAGGAGGATAAGATAGAGACTGAAGTGCTGAAAATTCTTGGAAAATTCAATGGCAGCAGTATAGAGTTTGCCGACATCAAACTTTCTGCTCACTGCAACAGAGTTGGAGTAATTGACGGGCACACCGAAACAGTCAGTCTTGAAACACAGGAGAAGGTTGATATTGAAGAAATTAAAAAAGCTCTGCGCGACTTCACAGGTGAACCCCAGAGGCTCGGACTTCCCACGGCACCTGAAAAGCCGGTTATAGTTAGAGAGGAGCAGGACAGGCCACAGCCCAGATTGGATAGAGATGCTCTTGGTGGTATGGCTGTAACAGTAGGGAGGGTTAGAAAAGACCCGATTCTGGATGTAAAGTTTGTTGCTCTCGGCCACAACACAATAAGGGGGGCTGCAGGAGCAAGTGTTCTCAATGCCGAGCTTCTTGTGAATAAGAAGAAGGTTTAG